A genomic window from Nocardioides rotundus includes:
- the vapC gene encoding type II toxin-antitoxin system VapC family toxin — MILVDTSAWVEFDRATGSDVDQTLTTLIAEDGPVAVTEPIVMEVCAGARSPARERDLRRLLGRFALLRFDPMADFDGAVTVYRRCRRAGVTPRGLIDCMIAAVALRNDAQVLAMDRDFERLAEVVGLAMVGR, encoded by the coding sequence GTGATCTTGGTCGACACCTCGGCCTGGGTCGAGTTCGACCGCGCCACCGGCAGTGACGTCGACCAGACCCTGACCACCCTGATCGCGGAGGACGGGCCGGTGGCCGTCACTGAGCCGATCGTCATGGAGGTGTGTGCGGGCGCCCGCTCGCCGGCCCGGGAGCGCGACCTGCGCCGCCTGCTCGGCAGGTTCGCACTCCTCCGCTTCGACCCCATGGCCGACTTCGACGGCGCGGTGACCGTCTATCGCCGATGTCGGCGGGCCGGGGTCACCCCACGAGGACTGATCGACTGCATGATCGCCGCGGTGGCGTTGCGCAACGACGCACAGGTGCTCGCCATGGATCGCGACTTCGAGCGCCTGGCGGAGGTGGTGGGCCTGGCGATGGTCGGGCGGTGA
- a CDS encoding TA system VapC family ribonuclease toxin produces the protein MLVLDTNVLIYAVHERSAQHGAARAWLTDSRGVGDRRDPVTVGSGVVRITTNPRVFSRPLPVEEALGAVRSWLAHPRVTVPEPTRRHLDILAGLLETTGTAGNLTADAHLAALALEHGGAVASFDRGLARFGVRVVVPTP, from the coding sequence ATGCTCGTCCTCGACACCAACGTGCTGATCTATGCGGTGCACGAGCGGTCGGCCCAGCACGGCGCGGCGCGCGCCTGGCTCACCGACTCTCGCGGGGTCGGAGATCGTCGGGATCCCGTGACAGTCGGCTCTGGGGTCGTCCGCATCACCACCAATCCACGGGTGTTCTCGAGGCCGCTACCCGTGGAGGAGGCGCTGGGAGCCGTGCGCTCCTGGCTGGCCCATCCACGTGTCACCGTCCCGGAACCGACGCGCCGGCACCTGGACATCCTCGCCGGCCTGCTCGAGACCACGGGGACCGCGGGGAATCTCACCGCGGACGCGCACCTCGCCGCTCTGGCCCTCGAGCATGGCGGGGCGGTCGCGTCCTTCGACCGTGGCCTGGCGCGCTTCGGCGTGCGGGTCGTCGTACCCACGCCCTGA
- a CDS encoding type II toxin-antitoxin system VapB family antitoxin, giving the protein MARTRTNIEIENDYVVAIMDRYGVRTKTEAVDLALRHLAGDPMDRDEALAMRGARAIDQPPDDTPPADVA; this is encoded by the coding sequence ATGGCCCGGACCCGTACCAACATCGAGATCGAGAACGACTACGTCGTGGCGATCATGGACAGGTACGGCGTGCGCACCAAGACCGAGGCCGTGGATCTCGCGCTCCGTCACCTCGCCGGCGACCCGATGGATCGCGACGAGGCGCTGGCGATGCGCGGCGCGCGGGCGATCGACCAGCCTCCCGACGACACCCCGCCCGCGGACGTCGCGTGA
- a CDS encoding helix-turn-helix domain-containing protein, whose amino-acid sequence MTDEVAPWADEMAAVFGLTVDEASARGRVRRARLGQVTAFRMTGTPQSLRRAPAAIREAEDTPLKLCAVRSGEVTLRRDREGDLSLSAGQMGLYDTGLTYELHADSPWVCTVMTVPRELLTMPPRTLAAALAHRFPEEGTGAVLTRLLDSAVDDAGGRPDAAVLLGHATVNLLAGLTLDHERPIAPDEALRAGVLGHIRAELGDPDLGAASICAALGLSRRTLYRLFEGQEWSLAETIRNLRLDAVRADLRSPHLAGRSIMAIAAGRGFRDQAHLTRSFKARYGVTPAAARREALGAG is encoded by the coding sequence ATGACCGACGAGGTCGCGCCCTGGGCGGACGAGATGGCCGCGGTCTTCGGTCTGACCGTCGACGAGGCGTCCGCCCGAGGCCGAGTACGGCGGGCCCGGCTGGGCCAGGTGACCGCGTTCCGGATGACCGGGACGCCCCAATCGCTGCGGCGCGCCCCCGCCGCGATCCGAGAGGCGGAGGACACTCCGCTGAAGCTGTGCGCCGTCCGCTCCGGAGAGGTCACCCTGCGGCGCGACCGCGAGGGGGATCTGTCCCTGTCTGCCGGTCAGATGGGGCTCTACGACACCGGACTGACCTACGAGCTGCATGCGGACAGCCCGTGGGTCTGCACGGTGATGACGGTGCCGCGCGAGCTGCTGACCATGCCGCCCAGGACGCTCGCCGCTGCGCTGGCCCACCGCTTCCCCGAGGAGGGCACCGGCGCGGTGCTCACCCGGCTGCTGGACTCCGCGGTCGACGACGCCGGGGGCCGCCCGGACGCGGCGGTGCTGCTCGGACACGCCACAGTCAACCTGCTGGCCGGGCTGACGCTGGACCACGAGCGGCCGATCGCACCCGACGAGGCCCTGCGGGCCGGCGTACTCGGTCACATCCGGGCGGAGCTGGGCGACCCGGACCTGGGGGCGGCGTCGATCTGTGCGGCGCTGGGGCTGTCCCGGCGCACGCTCTACCGTCTGTTCGAGGGTCAGGAGTGGAGTCTCGCCGAGACCATCCGCAACCTGCGACTGGACGCGGTACGCGCGGACCTGCGCAGCCCGCACCTGGCCGGGCGCAGCATCATGGCGATCGCGGCCGGCCGCGGCTTCCGCGACCAGGCGCACCTGACCCGGTCGTTCAAGGCGCGGTACGGCGTCACGCCCGCCGCCGCGCGCCGGGAGGCGTTGGGAGCAGGGTGA
- a CDS encoding YbdD/YjiX family protein, with protein sequence MASSAPVDPVAALWRGGRAAVAYLRAIMGGDAYERYCEHLARRHPDVTPPTERQFWREHQDWQDRNPQGRCC encoded by the coding sequence ATGGCCTCCTCCGCTCCGGTCGACCCGGTCGCCGCACTGTGGCGCGGTGGCCGCGCGGCGGTGGCCTACCTGCGCGCGATCATGGGCGGGGACGCGTACGAGCGCTACTGCGAGCACCTGGCCCGTCGGCATCCCGACGTCACTCCTCCGACGGAGCGACAGTTCTGGCGGGAGCACCAGGACTGGCAGGACCGGAACCCGCAGGGGCGCTGCTGCTAG
- a CDS encoding VOC family protein, which translates to MAAQCAPLTTADAIAQVQGDLVAGLGPAMSPDAPASWGVYLAADDVDAAVQRAKDAGGQVYVEPMDIPEQGRMAWVGDPGGAAVGLWQEQGFAGSARANEPGTTIWNELTVADPAGTAGFYEQVLGVGVEQQDMGPDLPPYTMLSVDGRPVAGTMQLDGDMQPHWNVYFNVEDVDATVAKAQDLGAEVVVEAHDVPGIGRFGYLRDPQGATFNLMQNESA; encoded by the coding sequence ATGGCCGCTCAGTGCGCGCCGCTCACGACGGCGGACGCCATCGCCCAGGTCCAGGGCGATCTGGTGGCCGGGCTCGGGCCGGCGATGTCACCCGACGCGCCGGCCTCGTGGGGGGTCTACCTCGCGGCCGACGACGTGGACGCCGCGGTCCAGCGGGCCAAGGACGCCGGCGGGCAGGTGTACGTCGAGCCGATGGACATCCCCGAGCAGGGCCGGATGGCGTGGGTGGGCGACCCGGGCGGGGCCGCGGTCGGGCTCTGGCAGGAGCAGGGCTTCGCCGGCTCGGCGCGCGCCAACGAGCCGGGCACCACCATCTGGAACGAGCTGACCGTGGCCGACCCGGCCGGGACGGCCGGCTTCTACGAGCAGGTGCTCGGCGTCGGGGTGGAGCAGCAGGACATGGGCCCCGACCTTCCGCCGTACACCATGCTCAGCGTGGACGGCCGGCCGGTCGCCGGCACGATGCAGCTCGACGGGGACATGCAGCCGCACTGGAACGTGTACTTCAACGTCGAGGACGTCGACGCGACGGTGGCGAAGGCCCAGGACCTCGGCGCCGAGGTGGTCGTCGAGGCGCACGACGTCCCCGGAATCGGCCGGTTCGGCTATCTGCGCGACCCGCAGGGGGCGACGTTCAACCTGATGCAGAACGAGAGCGCCTGA
- a CDS encoding carbon starvation CstA family protein → MIAIVRGETINAIWFVFAAVCSYLIAYRFYSRYIELKVARPDDTRATPAEYKENGRDYLPTDRRVLFGHHFAAIAGAGPLVGPVLAAQMGYLPGTLWIIVGVILAGAVQDYLVMFFSMRRGGRSLGQMAREELGVIGGTAALIATLTIMVIITAILALVVVNALGESAWGVYSVSLTLPIALFMGVYLRFLRPGKVMEVSVIGFALLMFAIVSGSWVADSTWGADVFTLERTTIAWGIIAYGFIAAVLPVWLLLAPRDYLSTFMKIGVIGLLALAIVFVRPTINVPAISEFAGRADGPVVPGSLFPFLFVTIACGALSGFHALISSGTTPKLVEKERQTRFLGYGGMLMESFVAIMALVAAISIDRGIYFAMNSSAAVTGGTVDGAVAFVNSLGLTGVNLAPNDLTQLANDVGEESVVSRTGGAPTLAVGIATILHQWFGGPSMMGFWYHFAIMFEALFILTAVDAGTRVARFMLQDAIGNFIPKFRDTSWTLGAWICTAIMVGGWGYILVLGVTDPLGGINTFFPLFGIANQLLAVIALSVVMAIVARRGNFKHLWVIVVPLAFAAVVTVTASMYKIFSSEPAVGYWAQNAAFRDALEAGETSFGTAGDVAAMEAVVRNTTVQGTLSIVFVVLTLIVLVTSLIATVKAYRGQRGESKEDPRVESHIFAPAGLFPTPPERELMAEWAAVETPARRRGH, encoded by the coding sequence ATGATCGCGATCGTCCGCGGGGAGACGATCAACGCGATCTGGTTCGTGTTCGCGGCGGTCTGCAGCTACCTCATCGCCTACCGCTTCTACTCCCGCTACATCGAGCTCAAGGTCGCCCGGCCCGACGACACCCGAGCCACGCCCGCGGAGTACAAGGAGAACGGTCGCGACTACCTGCCCACCGACCGGCGGGTGCTCTTCGGCCATCACTTCGCCGCGATCGCGGGCGCGGGGCCGCTGGTGGGTCCGGTGCTCGCCGCGCAGATGGGCTACCTGCCCGGGACGCTGTGGATCATCGTCGGCGTCATCCTCGCCGGGGCGGTGCAGGACTACCTGGTGATGTTCTTCTCGATGCGCCGCGGCGGGCGCTCGCTGGGCCAGATGGCCCGTGAGGAGCTCGGCGTCATCGGCGGTACGGCGGCACTCATCGCCACGCTGACCATCATGGTGATCATCACCGCGATCCTCGCGCTGGTGGTCGTCAACGCCCTGGGCGAGTCCGCATGGGGTGTGTACTCGGTGAGCCTGACCCTGCCGATCGCCCTGTTCATGGGCGTCTACCTCCGCTTCCTCCGGCCGGGCAAGGTCATGGAGGTCTCGGTGATCGGCTTCGCGCTGCTGATGTTCGCGATCGTCTCCGGCAGCTGGGTCGCCGACTCCACCTGGGGCGCCGACGTCTTCACCCTGGAGCGGACGACGATCGCCTGGGGGATCATCGCCTACGGCTTCATCGCCGCCGTACTGCCCGTCTGGCTGCTGCTCGCGCCGCGCGACTACCTCTCCACGTTCATGAAGATCGGCGTGATCGGCCTGCTGGCGCTGGCGATCGTCTTCGTCCGGCCGACGATCAACGTGCCGGCGATCTCGGAGTTCGCCGGCCGCGCGGACGGCCCGGTGGTGCCGGGCTCGCTCTTCCCGTTCCTCTTCGTCACCATCGCGTGCGGCGCGCTGTCCGGCTTCCATGCGCTGATCAGCTCGGGCACCACGCCGAAACTGGTGGAGAAGGAGCGGCAGACCCGCTTCCTGGGGTACGGCGGCATGCTGATGGAGTCCTTCGTCGCGATCATGGCGCTGGTCGCCGCGATCAGCATCGACCGGGGCATCTACTTCGCGATGAACTCCTCCGCGGCGGTCACCGGCGGCACGGTCGACGGGGCGGTCGCCTTCGTCAACTCCCTCGGCCTGACGGGGGTGAACCTCGCGCCGAACGACCTGACCCAGCTGGCCAACGACGTGGGCGAGGAGTCGGTGGTCTCTCGCACCGGCGGCGCGCCGACCCTGGCGGTGGGCATCGCGACGATCCTGCACCAGTGGTTCGGCGGCCCCTCGATGATGGGCTTCTGGTACCACTTCGCGATCATGTTCGAGGCGCTGTTCATCCTCACCGCCGTGGACGCCGGCACCCGGGTGGCGCGGTTCATGCTGCAGGACGCGATCGGCAACTTCATCCCGAAGTTCCGCGACACCTCCTGGACGCTGGGCGCGTGGATCTGCACCGCGATCATGGTCGGCGGCTGGGGATACATCCTGGTCCTCGGCGTGACCGATCCACTCGGCGGGATCAACACGTTCTTCCCGCTGTTCGGCATCGCCAACCAGCTGCTCGCGGTGATCGCGCTGTCGGTGGTGATGGCGATCGTCGCGCGGCGCGGCAACTTCAAGCACCTGTGGGTGATCGTGGTGCCGCTCGCCTTCGCGGCCGTGGTCACGGTGACCGCGTCGATGTACAAGATCTTCTCCAGTGAGCCGGCCGTGGGCTACTGGGCGCAGAACGCCGCGTTCCGCGACGCGCTGGAGGCGGGCGAGACCAGCTTCGGGACCGCGGGTGACGTGGCGGCGATGGAGGCAGTCGTACGCAACACCACCGTCCAGGGCACGCTGTCGATCGTCTTCGTCGTGCTGACCCTCATCGTGCTGGTCACGTCGCTCATCGCGACCGTGAAGGCCTACCGCGGCCAGCGCGGGGAGAGCAAGGAGGACCCGCGCGTGGAGTCGCACATCTTCGCGCCCGCCGGGCTGTTCCCGACGCCGCCGGAGCGCGAGCTGATGGCGGAGTGGGCCGCGGTGGAGACGCCGGCGCGGCGCAGGGGGCACTGA
- a CDS encoding HNH endonuclease signature motif containing protein — translation MLDGLGELSLTGLSDDQVAGLVQQLTVATGRLTHALARTVADADRRALHHHTGHRSAAAWYADTARVTAREARRLVRFGRELGYDANAPVATALAAGTVRADQAALILRAVDTLPDTVDTEVREQARDRLLADAAHFDADGLRRLGKGILDVVAPEVGESHEQKVLAKEAAAAAQGASLTMYDDGHGRTHGTFVIPAHQGAMLRQAIHAIANPQRHDHNDLKDPATGDWRSVPERHGQAFGELIERYPVDRLPATGGVNAQIVVTMTLDTLLTGIGVATLDNGDRIDAGTARRLACEAGIIPAVLGGPSEVLDLGRTRRYHSKAQRIALGIRDRGCTARGCTIPPSGCHAHHDRQWARDHGHTNIHDCRLYCPHHHRRAHDPAYQTVIHADNTVTFHRRR, via the coding sequence GTGTTGGACGGGCTGGGCGAGCTGTCGTTGACGGGGTTGTCGGACGATCAGGTCGCGGGGCTGGTGCAGCAGCTCACCGTCGCGACCGGGCGGCTCACCCACGCGCTGGCCCGGACGGTCGCGGACGCGGACCGGCGCGCGCTGCACCACCACACGGGCCACCGGAGCGCTGCGGCGTGGTACGCCGACACTGCTCGGGTCACCGCGCGGGAGGCCCGGCGACTGGTCCGCTTCGGACGGGAGTTGGGCTACGACGCGAACGCGCCGGTCGCGACCGCGCTCGCCGCCGGGACCGTGCGGGCGGATCAGGCGGCGCTGATCCTCCGCGCGGTCGACACCCTGCCCGACACCGTCGACACCGAGGTTCGGGAGCAGGCGCGGGACCGGCTCCTCGCCGACGCAGCCCATTTCGACGCCGACGGACTGCGTCGCCTCGGGAAAGGGATTCTGGACGTCGTGGCGCCGGAGGTCGGGGAGTCCCACGAACAGAAGGTCCTCGCCAAAGAAGCAGCGGCCGCCGCCCAGGGCGCGTCGCTGACGATGTACGACGACGGCCACGGCCGCACCCACGGCACCTTTGTGATCCCCGCCCACCAAGGCGCCATGCTCCGCCAAGCCATCCACGCCATCGCCAACCCGCAACGCCACGACCACAACGACCTCAAAGACCCCGCCACCGGGGACTGGCGCAGCGTGCCCGAACGCCACGGACAAGCCTTCGGCGAGCTCATCGAGCGCTACCCGGTCGACCGGCTGCCCGCCACCGGCGGGGTGAACGCCCAGATCGTGGTCACCATGACCCTCGACACCCTCCTGACCGGTATCGGGGTCGCGACCCTGGACAACGGCGACCGCATCGACGCCGGCACCGCCCGCCGACTGGCCTGCGAAGCCGGCATCATCCCCGCCGTCCTCGGCGGCCCGTCCGAGGTCCTCGACCTCGGCCGGACCCGCCGCTACCACTCCAAAGCCCAGAGGATCGCCCTCGGGATCCGCGACCGCGGCTGCACCGCCCGCGGCTGCACCATCCCACCCTCAGGCTGCCACGCCCACCACGACCGACAATGGGCCCGCGACCACGGCCACACCAACATCCACGACTGCCGCCTCTACTGCCCCCACCACCACCGACGAGCACACGATCCGGCCTACCAGACCGTGATCCATGCCGACAACACCGTGACGTTCCACCGACGCAGATAG
- a CDS encoding type II toxin-antitoxin system VapB family antitoxin produces MSLNIKNERVHALARRAAALTGRTQTGAIEEALERLLTELGEDPDDQRTAAKVDLVHDIALRYRATPTVGDVQIRRVEDLYDDAMGLPR; encoded by the coding sequence GTGAGCCTCAACATCAAGAACGAGCGCGTGCATGCCCTCGCCCGCCGAGCCGCTGCCCTGACCGGGAGGACCCAAACAGGCGCCATCGAGGAGGCGCTCGAGCGCCTGCTGACCGAGCTGGGCGAGGACCCGGATGACCAGCGGACGGCCGCCAAGGTGGACCTGGTCCATGACATCGCGCTGCGCTACCGGGCCACGCCGACGGTCGGAGACGTGCAGATCCGGCGGGTCGAGGATCTCTACGACGATGCCATGGGTCTGCCGCGGTGA
- a CDS encoding aldehyde dehydrogenase — MAIDYDTLFIGGTWVAPSSSRRISPIDPSTEEVVGSVPEGQEADIDAAVAAARRAFDDPSGWSAWEPERRAVGMNRLADEIDARADGFVQRVSSQNGMPVAVARQLEAGYPSAVLRYYSGLAARGGFTEVRPGFFGGEIEVSRKPLGVVGAVVPWNFPQALTMFKLAPALAAGCTLVIKPSPETVLDAFLLAEAVEAAGLPPGVVNVVPAGREVGAYLVAHPDVDKIGFTGSTAAGRAIAETCGRLLRPVTLELGGKSAAIVLEDAELDLAQIGEGLFTSTLLNNGQTCFLGTRVLAPRSRYDEVVDAFTAFAAGLQVGAASDPGTQIGPMATGLQRDRVESYIAKGRAEQGRVTTGGGRPDLDRGFFVEPTVFAGLDNNATMAQEEIFGPVLTVIAYDGLDDAVRIANDSDFGLGGTVWTSDPARGAEVARRVQTGTIGVNRYIPDPAAPFGGVKSSGLGRELGPEGLAAYQQLQSVYL, encoded by the coding sequence ATGGCTATCGACTACGACACCTTGTTCATCGGCGGCACGTGGGTCGCGCCCAGCAGCAGTCGCCGGATCAGCCCGATCGATCCCAGCACCGAGGAGGTCGTCGGCTCGGTTCCCGAGGGTCAGGAGGCCGACATCGACGCGGCCGTTGCGGCGGCTCGCCGGGCCTTCGACGACCCCTCCGGCTGGTCCGCCTGGGAGCCGGAGCGCCGGGCGGTCGGGATGAACAGGCTGGCCGACGAGATCGACGCGCGCGCCGACGGCTTCGTGCAGCGGGTCAGCTCGCAGAACGGGATGCCGGTCGCCGTCGCCCGCCAGCTCGAGGCCGGTTACCCCAGCGCGGTGCTGCGCTACTACTCCGGGCTCGCCGCGAGAGGCGGATTCACCGAGGTGCGGCCCGGCTTCTTCGGCGGCGAGATCGAGGTCAGCCGGAAGCCGCTGGGGGTGGTCGGAGCCGTCGTGCCGTGGAACTTCCCGCAGGCGCTCACCATGTTCAAGCTCGCGCCGGCGCTCGCCGCAGGGTGCACGCTGGTGATCAAGCCGTCGCCGGAGACCGTGCTCGACGCGTTCCTCCTCGCCGAGGCGGTCGAGGCGGCCGGACTGCCGCCCGGGGTGGTCAACGTGGTGCCGGCCGGGCGCGAGGTGGGCGCCTACCTCGTCGCTCACCCGGACGTGGACAAGATCGGCTTCACGGGGTCGACCGCCGCGGGGCGGGCGATCGCGGAGACCTGCGGCCGGCTGCTGCGTCCCGTGACCCTCGAGCTCGGTGGCAAGTCGGCGGCGATCGTGCTCGAGGACGCCGAGCTCGACCTCGCCCAGATCGGCGAGGGCCTGTTCACCTCCACCCTGCTCAACAACGGGCAGACCTGCTTCCTCGGCACCCGCGTCCTCGCACCGCGGAGCAGGTACGACGAGGTGGTGGACGCCTTCACCGCCTTCGCCGCAGGGCTGCAGGTCGGGGCCGCCTCCGACCCGGGGACCCAGATCGGGCCGATGGCGACCGGGCTGCAGCGGGACCGGGTGGAGTCCTACATCGCCAAGGGACGCGCCGAGCAGGGCCGGGTGACCACCGGCGGCGGCCGCCCCGACCTCGACCGGGGATTCTTCGTCGAGCCCACCGTCTTCGCCGGACTCGACAACAACGCGACCATGGCGCAGGAGGAGATCTTCGGGCCGGTGCTCACGGTCATCGCCTACGACGGTCTGGACGACGCCGTACGCATCGCCAACGACTCCGACTTCGGCCTCGGCGGCACCGTGTGGACCTCCGACCCCGCCCGCGGCGCAGAGGTGGCCCGGCGGGTGCAGACCGGGACCATCGGCGTGAACCGATACATCCCCGACCCGGCCGCGCCGTTCGGCGGGGTGAAGAGCAGCGGCCTCGGCCGCGAGCTCGGGCCGGAGGGACTGGCTGCCTACCAGCAGCTGCAGAGCGTCTATCTCTGA
- a CDS encoding type II toxin-antitoxin system VapC family toxin, translating to MIVDSSALMAILEDEPGADEALRAAAAADCQMSVATHLEVAIVADSRSATHGARLDELIAALEIRVAPVTEQQGQVARMAHRRFGRGSGSPARLNYGDCFAYALAVTTGEPLLFVGEDFTHTDVTPALIRG from the coding sequence GTGATCGTCGACTCCTCCGCGCTGATGGCGATCCTGGAGGACGAGCCCGGAGCGGACGAAGCGCTGCGAGCAGCGGCGGCTGCCGATTGCCAGATGTCGGTCGCCACGCACCTGGAGGTGGCGATCGTCGCGGACTCCCGGTCGGCGACCCACGGCGCCCGCCTGGACGAGCTGATCGCCGCGCTGGAGATCCGGGTCGCGCCGGTCACCGAGCAGCAGGGTCAGGTCGCCCGGATGGCACACCGGCGGTTCGGACGCGGGTCGGGCTCGCCGGCGCGCCTGAACTACGGCGACTGCTTCGCCTATGCGCTCGCGGTCACCACCGGAGAGCCGCTGCTGTTCGTGGGCGAGGACTTCACCCACACCGACGTGACCCCGGCGTTGATCCGCGGCTGA
- a CDS encoding SAM-dependent methyltransferase — translation MSADRDTPAFDRDYWEEQWITGAGGAMATAPPNPHLVAEVAALDPGTALEAGAGAGAEAIWLAGRGWRVTAADISAEALGRARDRARSAGGEDRITWVEADLSAWEPEERFDLVTTHYAHPSIPQLAFYARLAGWVAPGGSLLVVGHRQAPDDVVGHGHGHGEGGRPAPEASVTAASVAALVGSPDWTVVTAAESERVVETEAGEVRLADVVVRAVRRPH, via the coding sequence GTGAGTGCGGACCGAGACACCCCGGCGTTCGACAGGGACTACTGGGAGGAGCAGTGGATCACCGGCGCGGGCGGCGCGATGGCGACCGCCCCGCCCAACCCGCACCTGGTCGCCGAGGTGGCGGCCCTCGACCCGGGTACGGCGCTGGAGGCCGGCGCCGGCGCGGGCGCGGAGGCGATCTGGCTGGCCGGCCGCGGCTGGCGGGTCACCGCCGCGGACATCTCCGCGGAGGCGCTCGGCCGCGCCCGCGACCGAGCCCGGTCAGCCGGCGGCGAGGACCGGATCACGTGGGTCGAGGCGGATCTGTCGGCCTGGGAGCCGGAGGAGAGGTTCGACCTGGTGACCACCCACTACGCGCATCCCTCGATCCCGCAGCTGGCGTTCTATGCCCGGCTGGCCGGCTGGGTCGCTCCGGGCGGGTCGCTGCTCGTGGTCGGACACCGGCAGGCTCCCGACGATGTCGTGGGCCACGGCCACGGTCACGGCGAGGGCGGTCGCCCGGCGCCGGAGGCCTCGGTCACCGCCGCGTCCGTGGCCGCGCTCGTGGGCTCTCCGGACTGGACGGTCGTGACCGCCGCGGAGTCCGAGCGGGTCGTCGAGACCGAGGCCGGCGAGGTGAGGCTGGCCGACGTCGTGGTGCGCGCCGTACGCCGTCCCCACTGA
- a CDS encoding DUF4186 domain-containing protein, with translation MAEVDSPRGDLDARLDRIGRHHFRARFHLRGRDRAVVDLRGLTTVRQHAEDLIGKRLAPAEPRNDGRQTPYRGHPVFVAQHATATCCRTCLSRWHDIPAGHELDEAERTYVVDVICRWIEREYAPRRPPD, from the coding sequence ATGGCCGAGGTGGACAGCCCGAGGGGCGATCTCGACGCCCGGCTGGACCGGATCGGCCGCCACCACTTCCGGGCCAGGTTCCACCTGCGCGGGCGGGATCGCGCGGTGGTGGATCTGCGCGGCCTGACGACGGTGCGCCAGCACGCCGAGGACCTGATCGGGAAGCGGCTGGCCCCGGCGGAGCCGCGCAACGACGGGCGGCAGACGCCCTACCGCGGGCACCCGGTCTTCGTCGCGCAGCACGCGACCGCCACCTGCTGCCGCACCTGCCTGTCCCGGTGGCACGACATCCCCGCCGGGCACGAGCTGGACGAGGCCGAGCGGACCTACGTCGTGGACGTGATCTGCCGGTGGATCGAGCGGGAGTACGCCCCGCGACGGCCGCCCGACTGA
- a CDS encoding TraR/DksA family transcriptional regulator, whose amino-acid sequence MDPERARAALEEKRAAAVERLRGLDASFADIVEAARDSNLDDEHDIEGTTIAVDRAQVSSLAAAGRQQLVEIDAALARLEAGEYGICLRCGQPIEEGRLEARPATPWCISCARAETSRR is encoded by the coding sequence ATGGATCCCGAGAGGGCCCGCGCGGCGCTGGAGGAGAAGCGCGCCGCCGCGGTCGAGCGGCTGCGCGGCCTGGACGCCAGCTTCGCCGACATCGTGGAGGCGGCGCGGGACAGCAACCTCGACGACGAGCACGACATCGAGGGCACCACGATCGCGGTCGACCGGGCGCAGGTTTCCTCCCTCGCCGCGGCCGGGCGGCAGCAGCTGGTCGAGATCGACGCCGCGCTGGCCCGGCTGGAGGCGGGGGAGTACGGCATCTGTCTGCGCTGCGGGCAGCCGATCGAGGAGGGTCGCCTGGAGGCGCGCCCCGCGACGCCCTGGTGCATCTCCTGCGCCAGGGCCGAGACGTCGCGGAGGTAG
- a CDS encoding NADPH-dependent FMN reductase, protein MSTIGVIIGSTRPVRIGPQLADAIAERIAADGAEPEVLDLREIDLPFMNEPRMPALGDYQHDHTKAWAEKVDALDGVVLLTPQYNGGIPAPLKNAIDTVYTEWNDLPTLVVSYGGRGGQMAADALKNVFLVTRADAVEDNVAITLGGDDYGEDGLLVDAEAVVSRFGEDLERGLKELLTKVD, encoded by the coding sequence ATGAGCACCATCGGAGTCATCATCGGCAGCACCCGCCCGGTCCGGATCGGCCCGCAGCTGGCGGACGCGATCGCGGAGCGCATCGCTGCGGACGGCGCCGAGCCCGAGGTCCTCGACCTGCGGGAGATCGACCTGCCGTTCATGAACGAGCCGAGGATGCCCGCGCTGGGGGACTACCAGCACGACCACACCAAGGCCTGGGCGGAGAAGGTCGACGCGCTGGACGGCGTCGTCCTCCTGACCCCGCAGTACAACGGCGGGATCCCGGCCCCGTTGAAGAACGCGATCGACACCGTCTATACCGAGTGGAACGACCTGCCCACGCTGGTCGTGAGCTACGGCGGCCGCGGCGGACAGATGGCCGCCGACGCGCTGAAGAACGTCTTCCTCGTCACCCGCGCGGATGCGGTCGAGGACAACGTCGCGATCACTCTCGGCGGCGACGACTACGGCGAGGACGGCCTGCTGGTCGACGCCGAGGCGGTCGTCTCCCGGTTCGGCGAGGACCTGGAGCGGGGCCTGAAGGAGCTGCTGACCAAGGTCGACTGA